The sequence below is a genomic window from Xylocopa sonorina isolate GNS202 chromosome 15, iyXylSono1_principal, whole genome shotgun sequence.
ATCTTAGGGTATGTCACATCTATCTTGTCAGAGTGAAGAAATAGTTTCTCGTTCTTATCCGTGAAGTGTTCCACTATTCTTTAATggttaaagaaaagaaaaatacagCAAACTGGACGGAATATTTAGATTATTATGATTTTTACGCAATAGTTGGTCGAATGAGTTTCCAGAATGTTATTTACAATTTTTGTGATGATATTGCTGCGATCAGTTCGCTTCATTCGAATTGCTAATACCAACACGTTTTTTTCTGCAGAAATGATTCACTCCTGAGGCAAATcctgttaaaaaataatattcctcTCGAACCGAGCCATGTTTGGTGTCGGGTATAGTAGTAAAATCTGTAACTGTACCGAAACTGTATTGTACGTGAACAGGATGCGCCATTAAAGTAAATATCGCCTAAAGTCAAACGAAATTCAAAGTAAAATGCCTCGCACGATTAAAGGGCGTACACTTGACGCTTTGAATTTCAATCCCGGGGGAAATCCCGGCCATTGCCAAATGTCCTGTTCAACGCGTGCGTATCTTAAAATCCTGGCAAATCAGTCAGCAACCGTTTGCATACCGATACCTCCGGTGCTTTCAGTTTCTCTGCATGTTTAGTGGGTAGGTTTTTGTTTCACGTTTTCTTCGTCTATTTATATTCGACATCGATTAGGATGCACCAATACCCATTCAAGGAGAAACAGGTAGGTTTTTTAAAGTGTTTCGATCCGGTTTCGTACAAAGGTATCGCCAATAAAAAGGAATATAAGACAAACATAGACACAGCttctaattttatatatatttaaatagaaTTCAACATTCCACCGCCTTGTTTGCTCCTATAAATCTGATTTAATTTTTTCTCTTTCCAAGGACGAACGATTGAAATCCTGCATTCCTGTACCTTGGTTTCTTCCCTAAAAACCTGATTTTATTTACGAGAACCGAAATTACTCATTCTTATTTTAAAGAATTCCATTTAAGAAGGTGTGGCTGTCTTATCTGTATATAGATAATACAAATAATTTATTCAAATTATTTAGTAATTAATCTCGTATATTATACGTATTTATTTTTAGTAAGGAATATCCAATGATTCTCGCAGAAAATTAACGATGCACCAAATTTGTATAATTATCAAACATTTAAAAGCATTTATTCGTCCTTACGATACCAGTAGAACGATATGAAACATATTAAGAAACTACGCTGTATAGATTGATTGCGCCGTGTATCGTTTATGCGATCGAAAGTAAATGGGAACGTGGCATCTTTTTGCCTAATTAATAATCTCAATGCAATTTATTTGTCTCTGCGGCTTCGCTTTCAAATCCTTCCTGGGCGCACAATATCGGCGCCCTCTAAATATTTTCTCATGAATTTTAATGTATCACACTCGATTATAGTTACGAGACCGTCTTCTGGCTACTTAATTATTAAAATGATGTACGCAGGATGCAAATATCAATAATAATGATTTGTAAAactttatttattaaatattacaatataaaaaaattatattgATGAGGTACCATTCCATATAACTAGATGCCTCCCGGAAGGATCCTTAGTAATATTCTGTAACATAGAAAGATGGCGCTTCAAAAACCCTCTTATATCCTAAAGATGTAGATGTAGAAAGATTTTTTTGTCAGATAGAGCTAATAGACTATAAATCATTAGGATCATTATTTTTAAATATGTTCATCATTACAATAATAACTTAACTGAGAAATAATgagttattaaatatttattcaCCTGCTCTACTTCAGAGATTACCACATGGAAAATATTATAATTCTATCTGCAAAAGAAATAACACTTCTGTTTTATtaagataaaatatattctaccgTCGAAACAGTATGCTTTTCTCAGAGGTAGTGACGAAATATATGTAGATATCATGTGAAATCAAATACTTATATGACAGCACATCATTGAtatcgaaaattaatatttatactaaagTATATACATAAAAAGCCACTTACGAATATATACAATGCAAATCATCTCATGTATCAAAAACACTTTTAGCGAAGAAATTCTGAAAGTTAAtaaatacatatgtatatatatataatttatgccCATTATtggaatacttcattcaaaatTAAAATGTCATCAGATAGGGGCGAAAGTAATTAATCTTCATTACAATCAGTTGAACTATGAACTCATCATAAAGATACCTTTAATTATTCTAACTATTTAGTTTCATATTTTAAAAATTTTTACCCATTGATCAGTATTCCTCAGTTCCCATTCAACTTTAGATCCAAtctgaaaaaaaataaaaaataaaactgCAATAAACTTGATTTTTACTGCACtacaaattatttaatattattgtaAAATTTATCAGATAGGAGCAAAAGACAATTGACTAATCTTCATGAGAAATCAGGTGAACTATGAACTCATCACAAAGGTATTGGATTACTAGTAAGATTTTGCTATGTAAATTTTAAGTATTTACCTATTATATCTGGGTTCTTGTTCTCATCCAATTTTATAGATTCAACctgaaagaaaataaaaataaaattacaaaACAAATGGATATACATTGTGCTACGAATTTAATATTATTGTCAAATTCATCAGATAGGAGCGAAAGACAATCGAGTAATCTTCATTAGAAATCAGGTGAACTATGAACTCATCAtgtttttcttttaaataaatgcatttttttattttttttatttacctaCCTATGGTAGTTATCATTGTTATTTACGTATACAAGAATACGTAACAGCTTTTATTGAGTCATGTCAATTTTTCTGAAATGAAAAAGCACATCATTCTATAAGCTTTTTTTGCACATAatgaaattattatttaatatttataattatcaGAGGATCTaaaaccacttaattttcattAGAGATCAGTTGTATCATGTATCCATCATAAACTAAGAAAAAGTAACACATTCTTAAGTACTGTGTAACAAATACATACCAACATCACTAGAACTTTTCAAATTTTCCTTGAACAAAAATTCTAGGTACATCTATATTCTCCTTTAAATTTACGGTACGTCTTTGTACATAATTGCACATTAAAGTTTTAAAGCCGaccgattcaaataaatttgaTATTTCTTCCACCGAGAAGTAATAAGTCCTAAAATAAAAATTGCTATGAGCAATTTAATGTATCAACATTAATAAGAGGATTAAGAAATTTTTACCTAGTCCCATCTTGTCTCATATAAAAATTTTCGCTAATTTTATGCCCCGGTTTAAATCTCAATTGAGCCATATCATACAAGCCATAATCTCTAAAAAGTACAACTCCACCGTTATCAAGAACGTTATATAAATTTAGCACAACTctgaaatattataattaaatgAGACACTGCTAATCTGAATGGAAgtagatatacatatatatagagaactctttactttttaaatttttcTGGATGGATGGCTGATAAAACGAATATTAATGTTGCTATGTTCACCGGACAATCCACATTAAGGAAACAATTATCCGAGACAATATCTGTCTGAAATATTTTCATTCTTTGCGGATCATGTAGCGCATGATTCTACAAATAGTACGAATTGTAACACGTGGCAAACTAAAGAGATATCAATTACAAATAAATGATTAAATATACCTTCATCAGCTCCACAGCTCTAGGGGACAGATCGCATGCAAATATTTTCTTAAATCTCAATCCATCTTCGACTAAGGGGTATACGAAATTCCCAACGCCGCACCCGACTTCGAGGAGAACGTTGCCATCCTCCTTCGTGCCCAAACCCAATAACTCATTGAACTCCCTCGTGGTCCAATGTCTATCCTTAAAGAATCTAGTATCGTTTCGTTTGTAAAACAGATCCCAGTGTTTTTTCGCGTCTTTCTCTAGTTGATTCGCTCGATACTCTGAGACTAATCGCGAGTTTTGCGCCTGCATCCTCTCGATTTCTTCTCGCGTTAGTTGCTTCGCCACGTGGCCAGCAACGTACTCACTACCGTTCTCCATCGATTCGGTCATTTACCCGAACTCCGTTACGCTAACGATTATCTCGTAAATTAAAAGGCGACGGAGAAAGTTTAAGAATATTTCTGGACGTGGCAGTCGATTCGATTGCAATTGTaacagatatttatgcgacaaTCTAATAGGACGTCTATCGAGGACTACGCAACACAACAACCTCTCACCTTTAAGTTCCAAAAGGAAATGGACGACGCTAAGAGGCACATGCGCGCAGTGGACGCTGCCCCACCACAATGCTCGTTCGACTACCTAGTCTAGTGATTTCAGGGCTGCCATCGTATTCCGGGAAAATTAAAATCTGTTTACCGTTGCTTTCCATGAACTCGACTATTACGCATTAAAACGATTATAGAATCGGAGGAACTGCACCGTGCAATCAACTACGGTTCTTTTCCTACAATTTCGTTCACGCTCTTTCCGTGTAAGAGCGTTTTATTAACCACGCGACGCGTTATTTGTGGAATACTTATTAATTAGTACAATTCGATCGCGATAGGATTCATTTAATTTTGCAAGACAATGAATACATAATCGGTATGAATTCCACGTGTGAACTTATTCGAGTAATTAATATGCGGTGCCCGTTTGAAACGAATATTTTCAGCCTGCGTACAGCATTGTCATACCATGACACAGTGCTGAAAGGGGTTAATCGTGACTGAAATTTATTCGATTGCCTCTACTAACATGTTTCATTTTTAACGCGCATTATTCAAATTTATGAAACTTAATACATGTACGTACAAAAAGTGCATTGCACATATGCATATATTCAGCAGTACTGGCTGTCGTTATGTATGCACATATATTTGTAATATTTAATTAGCTGTATACACAAACAGTCGCAGAAAATTATAAAATGTTTCATTGACTTTAATGTCCCCTATTACGCGAATCATTCGAGCAACGATGGAAATGTTCACAGAATAAATAAACGGAACTTGGCAATATCTCATTAGAACCTGATAATCTGGATTCTTCATTACGGTTCGGTGTTTGCTTTTTAGTAGATGATCGCATTACGATTTATGACCATCTCGCAATTTGCAAACAGAACGAGGTCAAAGGAAAATTAATCGATCAAAGTAGTATGTAGGTCATTGCAGACCAGAATTTTGTTGAGGGCTTGACAGATGATATGACGACAGATTAACCGAATGAAATGAAAAACACGTTTCGGAACTCGTAACCACCCGGGGCTTCTTCAAATAATGCATTTTGTCTGGCTTGcgctttgaaaaaaaaaaggattaaGCGATATTTTCGAGGCATCCAAAAATGTGCCAGCTGAGAATAATTAAAGAACGGAGATGGAAGTTCTCCGCGATGGGCAGATGAAAATATTAAGAGAGTATTTCTTGTCGTCACTGCACATTACATCTGCCAGGTAAGCTTCCTCGATTTACGTAATTTCAAATCCCTCCGACGTTCTCATTAAGCGACCAGTGAGCTACCCTCTTCTTCCCGACAAAATTGATTACACGAATGAGCTCTCAAAAACCCTGTCGCGACATTTTTGTTTTATCCGATCCAAGAAGAGGAGGAAAAATCCAATCGAGTATATCTTCTGGCGACGAATGAAACGCGCATTAAAAAAGGCTGCGATCAGCGTTTGGCttgctttaaaataaatttacattaatattttcTATTCCAGACTATTCTATAGCAGAACTCCACGatctttattataattattcgCAGCGCGACGTAACCAGAACAAACGTTCTCGCAATAATATTCCAGCGCCAACGCAAAAGCTTGGAAATTTCATCGAGTTTGTCATTCCTACCCGCGACGGAAACAGGCAATTACATCGAGTGTGTAATAATTTGTTACACGGGCATTATAGTAACTGGCGATCTATTCGCGATGGGAATTCGTGGCACGTTAAACGGTCGGATTCTTTGGAAACGGACGTTGGCAGAGGCGTAGCCGTTTCGCGAGGCGAGGAGCGTCTTTGGAGCGATAGACACGGGCACGTAATTGTAGGCGCGGCGAAGATGCTTCGACCGTGCCTTTTCCATTTGTCGAGGCAGCCAGCGTCGAAGCATCTTATACCGTTCGTCCTCGTGGGCATTCCAAGCGGGAATTCTCGAAAGCCAGTTGTGCCGTAGAAACACGCGTCGCGGCCTGCCGCTCGCCGGTACTTTCGAGTGTTCGTAAAACCGCCGTTTTCACCGTTTGCGCCGTTTCGAGTGCACACCGAATTTTCTTGCGGGCCACACCATCGAATAGCAAAGTGCCGTGGCTACCACTTGACCTCGACATTTCCTCGACATTTCTACGGTCGAATCCTGGTGAGTTACTTAACTACCTGTCGTGCGGGCCTGCCTCTGTCTTCCGTCTTTGATTCATTACAGCCTCGTCGATATTATTACCATTTTAAACGAGAGGTGACGCGCGCGCGATTAAATCGAGCGCATCCGTTTTAATAGCTCGCGTAGGAACGCGCGCGTCGATAGAACTGTCGCATCGACAGTGAGGTacgttcaattttttttttttttttgttttccgtCGAAGCGAACGAACGACCACGGTCGCCATCCGTGTTTGTTTAGGACGCATTCGAGCGCTTGCACGAGAAAACGTGTCGTAACTTCTAGATCCTCTGAATGTCGTGAGAACGAGCTGCCAATGGGGAATTCGCGATTAAACGGATTCGTACTCGCGACTGTACACAACAGAGTGATAAGCTAATTAAGCGTGAAGTAGAGCGTGGATTAAAAAACCGAGTGGCGCGTGACGTGTGAAAAAAATTGCATGCTCAGACGCGAATATGTAACGATCATCGAGAACCCTGCGATTTTCGCGTGCCGTTTTCTTGCGCGTCTGCGAAAAACGCTGCTATCAATTTCTAATTAACGATACTTTTTCGAAAGCGTAGCGAGAGCGGTCCATTATCGCCTTTTCGATACCTACACCAACTACTCTGCTGTTTTCTAATAATatcgcggaaaagaaaaagaaaaaaaagacgaaCAACACTTGCGAGAGTCGCGACTTTTACAATGGGTAgccgtcgatcgatcgaggatCCCAGCAACAGCTCCGTTCCGTTGACACGGTTCGCCAGTAACGATAATCGAAGGTTTCGAAGCGGAAGCGACGATTTTCGCTTAACAGCTAATCAAGACAAAGGAGCGATTCGTGCGACCGTATTTTCGTACGCTCCCGGTTCCCAGGAGCGTCGACGAACCTGAGATACCCAACGATGGTTCGCACGAAAATATTCAAGATCGACCAGAGACCCCGTCAACCATCGCAAAATGCAATCGATACGAGAGAAACTACAATGGTAATGCATTCGACATTCCTGGACGAACGGCTCGTTTTCAGCTTTCCAGCTAGCGGCAGGAAAAGTGGCCGGTTTAAACTTTCTAAGCGGGTATCGTGGCCTCTGGTCATTAATGTACGAGCGAGATATCCGCGAACCCGCACGTCCACGGGGCGCGGATCCATAAAATCAGGCCCCGAGGATTTGCGATATCGTTGCGTAACTGCCAAGAAATCGGCTCTCCCTACCAATCGGTTTACTTGGACTACTTGCGCAACGATACTCGAGCCGATTCCTTGTTTCGACAGCCGCTTCCGCTCGGGGAACCATTTAATTCGAGCGTCCTTGGTCGTATCTAAGCGATCGAACGTAATTCGCGCGATCTCGGTGTCCCTCGACGTTGACGAGCAATTCCGGGATTGCGTCAACGCGCGGAAAAGCAAGAGCCAACGTAAACATCGCTGGTAATCATTGTGCAAATGATAATCCAACCGGAATACGCTGACTGCGAGTGTTTATCTTTTCCACGCGGTCACTCGTGGTCAACTCGTGGAGTACCGTTGCAGGTTCGCTGTTGGTCTCTATCCGCGCAACCGTACCTCGCTGCGGCTTGCACGAATAATGTACGCGATCTTACCGCTGCAGATGGCATACCACCGCTAATAATTCCTCCGATTACATGCTAAAGAGCCAGATGGTTGCCCAGCGGATTCCGTTAAGCACCGCGTCGGCGTGTACGCGATCCTTTCCTCCTCAGCGACTCGAGCCGCAGTCTCGCTTATAAAATCCTCTAGCGGGACACGACCGCCTACATAAAAATAGCGGGAATCGCGTACGAGCGTTTGGACGTTGATTCGAATGCGACACGCTCGGAAATCGGCCACGATTCCCCTTCTTCGGATCGTAAATCGTTGACGTTCGAGGCAGAGCGTTTTTTGGGTCGAATTACTTTGCTGTCTCTCTGTCATAGGTCGAGCAATGGAGCGTTGCGATGCTCCATCGCGCGGGGAACACACGGATAGCCTGGCAAGATTCTAGATCGCAAGGAGCACGCGAGAGGAGAGGCCAACTGCCAATCGATACTTCCACATTCCCCTCGAAATTACCACGAGCGAATAAACTCCCGCAATTCGATAATGCGACCGCGAAGCGTGACTCCAGGGCCGTGCATACCGCGGATGCGAAACCAGGCCCGCCTATAGCGACAGTGCCGATCGCCTGTGCACGATCGCACGATCGAGGGTACCCTCGTGTACGTGTAATCCACGTAACTTCCAGCATTCCAGCCACCGCGCATCTCGCAACGTCGTACCGTCGATTAATGGAGATGACATAGCTGCTTATTAGCATGACAACGAAACAGCGGTCGCGCGACCGATAAAGGGGATAGCGAGCGTTGCTGTCCTCCTTCGGGAGCCTGGCTTGCCAGCCAGTTCGCCTCGTTCGAATAACTTCGTGGCGGCGACGCGATCGCGGAAGAGTCGTGCGGCGATTTTCGTTTTCGTTCGATCGGGAAAGTCTTTCACTGGGGATACATCGAGCGAACCGGTTCGCGGATGAACGTCGACGAGGTTTTCAGTCGCCTTTTACTTCGTCTCGCTCGAACGAAATCAACGGGATGATGTATCGATATTAACGGAATCGCGTGCTCATCATCGATGTAATCGCGTATCGATAACAGCGCGTGGAAAATTAGAGGGATAATTGATCTGACGAAGTCTCGAGATCTCTTATTACAGCCTGTCTGGCTGTAACATCCGCGATGCACTCGCGCTACCTTCGGATTCCTCGCGATCGCCGCGCGCGTTTAAACGCGAGCGCATTAAAACTCGCTTTCTGCTTTAGATCGGCAACATCTCGCCTCTGCGCAGTGTTTACACTTTCCTTTTAACGGCTAAGACCGTTTTCTCGCAGGTAATTGATAAGACGAACGGAGCATTATTTTAATTGCTTAACAAGCACCAAGCTTCGATAAAGAGCGATTTAGCAAGAAAAAGGAAGGACCAACGATATCCCAGCGAGATTGTGCTGCGTAAAAACAGCTGCGCTGCTTGCCAGATCGCGGATAAGCCGCTGTAATTTCGTGGCACCTGTCTTTCAGCTTGGTTTCTTTCCGTACCTGCATTCCAGAGAAAGTTAACCGCGATGATTTGGCACGCAACCGAGGCGAGCTGCGCACACAGGCCTGCTCGATGCGTACCCGCGTTTCCATCACGCTCCTCTGTCCTCGCGCGCACCATCGCGCACGTGTGCGAGACGAAATTTCACGAAGAATTTCTTTATTCCCCGGCGAGATTAATGCTTTTGCGCGCGTTCGCCACGAAAGGCGGAGCGTGTTCGTTCGTAAAAGCGAAACGCGCGGTAAAATTTGCTCGCAAAATTTGTTTCGTCCACGTTGGGACTTTTTATCGCTAGTCTGGGAATAAACTGGTACACAGGTTTCAATTGTTGCCGCGAACGAATGTATTAATTTCCACGAACATTCACGGCCGTTTCCCAAACGACGAAAGTGTAATTTGTCACGCGTAACCGCCGTCGACTATTTTTCGAGTAATTTGCATCGATTACGCGGGATCTCGTATTCCGTTTGAAATCGTAGCTCATCGTTCCGGGGACCACGGATCACCTGAACGCTTTCAGAATCAGCTGACTCGAATTTTAATAACGACTAGCCAGCTTGGAAATCGGTTAATCCTCTGATCGATCGTTTCTAAATTATTCGCGAGTAGAGAATCGCAACGATTTTATATACAC
It includes:
- the LOC143430576 gene encoding tRNA N(3)-cytidine methyltransferase METTL6, encoding MTESMENGSEYVAGHVAKQLTREEIERMQAQNSRLVSEYRANQLEKDAKKHWDLFYKRNDTRFFKDRHWTTREFNELLGLGTKEDGNVLLEVGCGVGNFVYPLVEDGLRFKKIFACDLSPRAVELMKNHALHDPQRMKIFQTDIVSDNCFLNVDCPVNIATLIFVLSAIHPEKFKKVVLNLYNVLDNGGVVLFRDYGLYDMAQLRFKPGHKISENFYMRQDGTRTYYFSVEEISNLFESVGFKTLMCNYVQRRTVNLKENIDVPRIFVQGKFEKF